The following is a genomic window from Sporosarcina jeotgali.
TCGTTGTATTTCATGCACCAGAACAAAAAGATTATATTAAACGTGTTATCGGGCTTCCTGGTGATACCGTAGAATATAAAGATGATGTTCTTTATATAAATGATCAAGCGTATCCCGAACCTTACCTGGATGCGTATAAAAAAGAAATCACTGAAGGTACACTAACTGAAGACTTTACGCTGGAAGAGAAAATTCAACGGCAAACTGTCCCTGAAGGACATGTGTTTGTCATGGGGGATAATCGAAGAAAAAGTAAAGATTCACGGCATATTGGTGCTGTGGATATTGATGAAATAATAGGTACGACAAAATTTGTTTTCTGGCCGATGAATGATATCGGGCTAGTGGATTGAGAAAGTAGGGGGAGCAGATGACCATTCAATGGTTTCCCGGTCACATGGCGAAAGCCCGAAGAGAAGTAACCGAACAGTTAAAACTTGTAGATATCGTTTTTGAACTTGTAGATGCACGACTTCCATTATCTTCTCGGAATCCGATGATTGATGAAGTCATTCATCAAAAACCAAGAATACTGATATTGAACAAAATGGATTTGGCAGATGAACATGAAACTGCTAAGTGGATCCGATATTTTGATGACCAGGGCATTCGTGCAGTCGCAATTAACTCGTTTGAAGGCAAAGGACTGCAGGCGGTGACCAAGGCGGCAAAAGAAGTGCTCGCTCCCAAAATTGAGCGGATGAAAAAGCGCGGAATCCGGCCAGGTGCAATTCGTGCGATGATCGTCGGGATTCCAAACGTTGGAAAATCAACGCTGATTAATCGGCTTGCTCATAAAAACATAGCGAAAACAGGGAATAAGCCAGGCGTTACAAAAGCACAACAATGGATTAAGTACGAAAAAGAACTGGAATTGCTTGATACGCCAGGTATTCTATGGCCGAAGTTCGAAGATCCGGAGACCGGTCAGAAACTTGCATTGACAGGGGCTATTAAAGATACGATTGTCAACATGGAAGATCTCGCAATGTACGGATTGCGGTTTTTATCAAACCGGTACTCTGGCCGTTTAGAAGAACGGTATGGTTTTGCGACTGTAGAGGACAACACAGCAGAATTGTTTGAGGCAGTAGGTGCACGCCGCAAAGCCTATACAACTGGCGGAGAAATCGATTACGATAAAGTTGCAGAACTGATCATACAAGATGTCAGAACTGGGAATTTCGGAAAATTGACATTCGACTGGACAGAAGAGCAGAAATGACCTAGCCGGAGCCGGCAACCGGCTTCGGTTTTTGTATATCTAAAAGTCAGCATAATAACCGATAAAAGAAGTAAGGAACTGAAGAAGGATGGAAGGTGAGCATGTGAAAACTATACAAGCGATCAAATTACAACTAAAAGAAACGAACGAGCCCGAACCCTGGATGGCGGAGCTGACAGCGGATTCACGCAAGGGGGTACAGCAAGCGCTGAACAGCTGGAATCGAGCGTATGAAAAGCGCTGCGCATCTATAGCTAACCATATAGAAAAACAACAGTTTGATGCATCGTTTGCACCGTTTCCGGGCGCTGAAATAGCTGGGACGGACGAAGCCGGCAGGGGTCCTTTAGCAGGTCCTGTGGTGACAGCGGCTGTCATTCTTCCGCTTGAAGCAGACGAGTTGATCGGATTGGATGACTCTAAGCAGATTCCTAAAAACGAACGTGAACGTCTTGCGGAAATTATCAAGCGGATTGCGGTAGCTTGGTCCGTTCATGTGCAGCCGGCAGAACGAATCGATGAAATTA
Proteins encoded in this region:
- the ylqF gene encoding ribosome biogenesis GTPase YlqF → MTIQWFPGHMAKARREVTEQLKLVDIVFELVDARLPLSSRNPMIDEVIHQKPRILILNKMDLADEHETAKWIRYFDDQGIRAVAINSFEGKGLQAVTKAAKEVLAPKIERMKKRGIRPGAIRAMIVGIPNVGKSTLINRLAHKNIAKTGNKPGVTKAQQWIKYEKELELLDTPGILWPKFEDPETGQKLALTGAIKDTIVNMEDLAMYGLRFLSNRYSGRLEERYGFATVEDNTAELFEAVGARRKAYTTGGEIDYDKVAELIIQDVRTGNFGKLTFDWTEEQK
- a CDS encoding ribonuclease HII, whose translation is MKTIQAIKLQLKETNEPEPWMAELTADSRKGVQQALNSWNRAYEKRCASIANHIEKQQFDASFAPFPGAEIAGTDEAGRGPLAGPVVTAAVILPLEADELIGLDDSKQIPKNERERLAEIIKRIAVAWSVHVQPAERIDEINIYAATRESMEKAICTLSVQPDQVLADAMPLSVNCPSASIVKGDARSLAIAAASILAKTTRDQLMDNLHEEYPMYRFDKHAGYGTPEHLKALEECGPSVHHRRTFEPIKTMIARKAAPL
- the lepB gene encoding signal peptidase I, giving the protein MNDKKKKNETFEWVKALLIAFGIAAIIRVFLFTPIVVDGISMMPTLEDGDKMIVNKISYSIGKPDRFDIVVFHAPEQKDYIKRVIGLPGDTVEYKDDVLYINDQAYPEPYLDAYKKEITEGTLTEDFTLEEKIQRQTVPEGHVFVMGDNRRKSKDSRHIGAVDIDEIIGTTKFVFWPMNDIGLVD